One window of the Archangium primigenium genome contains the following:
- a CDS encoding patatin-like phospholipase family protein: MRTGLKTALVLGGGGARGAYEAGVVAYLREELEPELGRPLPLDILVGTSVGALHACYLAATSERPHLQGEGIRAHWTGMKVEEVLRVGMGDFVRVVREALGKPAPHPRDIQYGGLVDPRGLRAIVGRGIPWPNIGRNVRAGQVEALAVSTTHVGSGRATVFIQRRGGGVPVWSGDATCQAEATRIGPTHALASAAIPVVFPAVRLRGDLHVDGGLRMNVPLSPALRLGAQRVIVVSLRHDPRLLPPVEVPPQAFANAPMLAGKMLATLMMDRTDQDLGRLRRINALVEAGTAAYGVDFARTLGAALDGHRGHPLRYVRELLVRPSEDLGVLAAEYVRTPGFRSKGQGLAHKTILRMVDQEGTRSADLASYLLFDGGFAERLIDLGRRDARALRAEWLRFWSDAPQNGAERATWPPEATAA, translated from the coding sequence ATGCGAACCGGGCTGAAGACGGCGCTGGTGTTGGGTGGAGGCGGGGCGCGCGGAGCGTACGAGGCCGGAGTGGTGGCCTACCTGCGCGAGGAACTGGAGCCCGAGCTGGGCCGGCCGCTGCCGTTGGACATCCTCGTGGGCACGTCGGTGGGCGCGCTGCACGCGTGCTACCTCGCGGCGACGAGCGAGCGGCCCCACCTGCAGGGCGAGGGCATCCGGGCGCACTGGACGGGCATGAAGGTGGAGGAGGTGCTGCGCGTGGGCATGGGGGACTTCGTGCGGGTCGTGCGCGAGGCCCTCGGCAAGCCCGCGCCCCATCCCCGGGACATCCAGTACGGCGGCCTGGTGGATCCCCGCGGCCTGCGCGCCATCGTGGGCCGGGGCATTCCCTGGCCGAACATCGGCCGCAACGTGCGCGCGGGCCAGGTCGAGGCGCTCGCGGTGAGCACCACGCACGTGGGCAGTGGCCGGGCCACGGTGTTCATCCAGCGGCGCGGCGGCGGCGTGCCCGTGTGGAGCGGGGACGCCACCTGTCAGGCCGAGGCGACGCGCATCGGCCCCACGCACGCGCTGGCGTCGGCCGCCATTCCCGTCGTCTTCCCGGCGGTGCGCCTGCGCGGGGATCTGCACGTGGACGGAGGCCTGCGCATGAACGTGCCGCTCAGCCCCGCGCTGCGGCTGGGCGCCCAGCGGGTGATCGTCGTGTCCCTGCGGCATGATCCCCGGCTCCTGCCTCCCGTGGAGGTGCCGCCCCAGGCCTTCGCCAACGCGCCCATGCTCGCGGGCAAGATGCTCGCCACGTTGATGATGGACCGCACGGATCAGGACCTGGGTCGGCTGCGGCGGATCAACGCCCTGGTCGAGGCGGGCACGGCGGCGTACGGCGTGGACTTCGCGCGCACCCTGGGCGCGGCGCTGGACGGGCACCGGGGCCATCCGCTGCGCTACGTGCGGGAACTCCTGGTGCGGCCCTCCGAGGACCTGGGCGTCCTGGCGGCGGAATACGTCCGCACGCCGGGCTTTCGGAGCAAGGGCCAGGGCCTGGCCCACAAGACCATCCTGCGCATGGTGGATCAGGAAGGCACACGCTCGGCGGACCTCGCCTCCTACCTGCTCTTCGATGGGGGCTTCGCCGAGCGGCTCATCGACCTGGGACGGCGGGATGCCCGGGCGCTGCGCGCCGAGTGGCTGCGCTTCTGGTCCGATGCGCCCCAGAACGGCGCGGAGCGGGCCACGTGGCCACCCGAGGCGACCGCCGCCTGA
- a CDS encoding Spx/MgsR family RNA polymerase-binding regulatory protein, which translates to MKTEVLMLSYAGCDTCKKALRWLEQQGVTARVRPIVDEPPTPAELARWVPQSGLPVRKWLNSSGQSFRALGKEKVDAATDATLLEWLAADGKLVKRPVLVHGARVLVGFKPEAYAALFSGT; encoded by the coding sequence ATGAAGACCGAGGTCCTGATGTTGTCCTACGCCGGCTGTGACACCTGCAAGAAGGCCCTGCGGTGGCTCGAGCAGCAGGGCGTCACCGCCCGCGTGCGTCCCATCGTCGACGAGCCCCCGACCCCCGCCGAGCTCGCGCGGTGGGTGCCCCAGAGCGGCCTGCCCGTGCGCAAGTGGCTCAACTCCAGCGGGCAGAGCTTCCGGGCCCTGGGCAAGGAGAAGGTGGACGCCGCGACGGACGCCACGCTCCTCGAATGGCTCGCCGCCGACGGCAAGCTCGTCAAGCGGCCGGTGCTCGTGCACGGCGCGCGCGTGCTCGTCGGCTTCAAGCCCGAGGCCTACGCCGCGCTCTTCTCCGGCACGTGA
- a CDS encoding POT family MFS transporter encodes MAPPPSAAAAPGRFPPQIPYIIGNEACERFSFYGMRNILTVFLIDYLLRNAVPDEGARTAQAKSLMHLFMAGVYFFPLLGGYLADRWLGKYRVILWLSLVYCLGHAFLALFENNATGFYAGLVLISVGSGGIKPCVSAMVGDQFTAENKHLVKRVFAIFYWTINFGSFFASLLIPLTLKHLGPAVAFGIPGVLMFVATIIFWAGRKHYVVVPPTGPNPHSFLKVLGSALRGPKQGEHWLDGARREHPTEAVEGAKAVLRVSTLLLPTIPFFWMLFDQKASTWVIQARAMDPQVGPFTFQPSQMQFINPALVMILIPLLVGLVYPAFQRLGWELTPLRRMPLGLAVGAFSYAIAGYFQVVLERGTVLNIAWQLLPYVVLTLAEILVSTTGLEFAYTQAPREMKGIVQSLWLLTSTLANVAVAIATTLNVFTGAGQFFFYGGLALVAAVGMGLMARRYQVRDYYQVDAASVVPDRAQPPLDGPEPRAR; translated from the coding sequence ATGGCCCCACCCCCCAGCGCCGCCGCCGCCCCCGGTCGCTTCCCACCGCAGATCCCCTACATCATCGGCAACGAGGCGTGTGAGCGCTTCAGCTTCTACGGGATGCGGAACATCCTCACGGTGTTCCTCATCGACTACCTGCTGCGCAACGCCGTGCCGGACGAGGGCGCGCGCACGGCCCAGGCCAAGAGCCTGATGCACCTGTTCATGGCGGGCGTGTACTTCTTCCCGCTGCTGGGCGGCTATCTCGCGGACCGCTGGCTGGGCAAGTACCGGGTCATCCTGTGGCTGAGCCTCGTGTACTGCCTGGGCCATGCGTTCCTGGCCCTCTTCGAGAACAACGCCACGGGTTTCTACGCGGGCCTCGTGCTCATCTCCGTGGGCAGCGGTGGCATCAAGCCGTGCGTGAGCGCCATGGTGGGCGACCAGTTCACCGCGGAGAACAAGCACCTGGTCAAGCGCGTCTTCGCCATCTTCTACTGGACCATCAACTTCGGCTCGTTCTTCGCCTCGCTGCTCATCCCCCTCACGCTCAAGCACCTGGGCCCGGCGGTGGCATTCGGCATTCCCGGCGTGCTCATGTTCGTGGCCACGATCATCTTCTGGGCCGGCCGCAAGCACTACGTGGTGGTGCCGCCCACGGGCCCCAATCCGCACTCGTTCCTCAAGGTCCTCGGCTCCGCGCTGCGCGGGCCGAAGCAGGGCGAGCACTGGCTGGATGGCGCCCGGCGCGAGCACCCCACCGAGGCCGTGGAGGGCGCCAAGGCCGTGCTGCGCGTGAGCACGCTGCTGCTGCCCACCATCCCCTTCTTCTGGATGCTGTTCGATCAGAAGGCCAGCACGTGGGTCATCCAGGCGCGCGCCATGGATCCCCAGGTGGGCCCCTTCACCTTCCAGCCGAGCCAGATGCAGTTCATCAACCCGGCGCTGGTGATGATCCTCATCCCGCTGCTGGTGGGCCTGGTGTACCCGGCCTTCCAGCGCCTGGGCTGGGAGCTCACCCCGTTGCGCCGCATGCCGCTGGGGCTCGCCGTGGGCGCCTTCTCCTACGCCATCGCGGGCTACTTCCAGGTGGTGCTCGAGCGCGGCACGGTGCTCAACATCGCCTGGCAGCTCCTGCCCTACGTGGTGCTCACCCTGGCGGAGATCCTCGTGTCCACCACGGGGCTCGAGTTCGCCTACACCCAGGCGCCGCGCGAGATGAAGGGCATCGTCCAGAGCCTCTGGCTGCTCACCTCCACGCTGGCCAACGTGGCGGTGGCCATCGCCACCACGCTCAACGTCTTCACCGGCGCGGGGCAGTTCTTCTTCTACGGCGGCCTGGCGCTCGTGGCCGCGGTGGGCATGGGCCTCATGGCGCGGCGCTACCAGGTGCGGGACTACTACCAGGTGGACGCGGCGAGCGTGGTGCCCGACCGCGCCCAGCCGCCCCTGGACGGGCCCGAGCCGCGCGCCCGCTAG
- a CDS encoding glycoside hydrolase family 5 protein yields MLLWGAACGGSGEEAPAPRASKEPLSLSLDALSTDWWMQAWVTAQPAPERVDVSVNGGEWKAMQRTSWNTRVWTHFQSLKGTGVRLRLVHATGTLVTCAVDYVPGVVLPTCSADGVYATAPTPPAPEVPSGYLHTEGARLHTRDGREVRLTGLNWFGFEGPSRVPYGLDRRALGSLLDQVKAQGFNMLRLPYSNDVLREGVYPDTSNVSATLNPELRGLTSLQVLDRIVAAAKARGLRIVLDRHRPDISSQSELWYRTNRVAEEAAWIEDWKRLVRRYKGEPTVVGVDLHNEPHGRATWGDGNLDTDWRLAAERAGNAILAENPELLIIVEGIGLYAGQYYWWGGNLRGARDFPVRLSVPGRLVYSAHDYPESVSAEAWFQDKGRTGYPANLPAVWDAAWGYLVRENRAPVWVGELGTRLQTESDRLWLQTLTRYLAEQRVGFAFWSLNPNSGDTGGLLQDDWTTLHAAKQALLAPALAPPIP; encoded by the coding sequence TTGCTGCTTTGGGGGGCCGCGTGCGGCGGGTCCGGAGAGGAGGCCCCCGCGCCCCGCGCCTCGAAGGAGCCGCTCTCGCTCTCGCTCGATGCGCTCAGCACCGACTGGTGGATGCAGGCCTGGGTGACGGCTCAACCCGCGCCCGAGCGCGTGGACGTCTCGGTGAACGGTGGCGAGTGGAAGGCGATGCAGCGCACCTCGTGGAACACGCGGGTCTGGACCCACTTCCAGTCCCTCAAGGGCACGGGCGTGCGGCTGCGCCTGGTGCACGCCACGGGGACGCTCGTCACGTGCGCGGTGGATTATGTGCCCGGGGTGGTACTGCCCACGTGCTCGGCGGACGGGGTGTACGCGACGGCGCCGACGCCCCCCGCGCCCGAGGTCCCCAGCGGCTATCTGCACACCGAGGGCGCGCGGCTCCACACCCGGGACGGCCGCGAGGTGCGGCTCACGGGGCTCAACTGGTTCGGGTTCGAGGGGCCCTCGCGCGTGCCCTATGGGTTGGACCGGCGGGCCCTGGGCAGTCTGTTGGATCAGGTGAAGGCGCAGGGCTTCAACATGCTGCGGCTGCCCTACAGCAATGACGTGCTGCGCGAGGGCGTCTACCCCGACACCTCGAACGTGAGCGCCACGCTCAACCCGGAGCTGCGGGGGCTCACGTCCTTGCAGGTGTTGGATCGCATCGTCGCGGCGGCCAAGGCGCGCGGTCTGCGCATCGTGCTCGACCGACACCGCCCGGACATCTCCAGCCAGTCGGAACTCTGGTACCGCACGAACCGCGTCGCGGAGGAGGCGGCCTGGATCGAGGACTGGAAGCGGCTGGTGCGCCGCTACAAGGGCGAGCCCACGGTGGTGGGCGTGGACCTGCACAACGAGCCCCATGGCCGCGCCACCTGGGGGGACGGCAACCTGGACACGGACTGGCGCCTGGCGGCCGAGCGCGCCGGTAACGCCATCCTCGCGGAGAACCCGGAGCTGCTCATCATCGTGGAGGGCATTGGCCTGTACGCGGGCCAGTACTACTGGTGGGGCGGCAACCTGCGCGGCGCACGCGACTTCCCGGTGCGCCTGAGCGTGCCAGGCCGCCTCGTGTACTCGGCGCACGACTACCCGGAGAGCGTGTCCGCGGAGGCCTGGTTCCAGGACAAGGGCCGCACGGGCTACCCGGCGAACCTGCCCGCGGTCTGGGACGCCGCCTGGGGCTACCTGGTGCGGGAGAACCGCGCGCCCGTCTGGGTGGGGGAGCTGGGCACCAGGCTCCAGACGGAGTCGGACCGGCTCTGGCTCCAGACCCTCACGCGCTACCTGGCCGAGCAGCGCGTGGGCTTCGCCTTCTGGTCCCTCAACCCCAACTCCGGGGACACCGGCGGCCTGCTCCAGGACGACTGGACCACCCTCCACGCCGCGAAGCAGGCACTGCTCGCCCCCGCGCTCGCGCCGCCCATTCCCTGA
- a CDS encoding family 43 glycosylhydrolase, whose amino-acid sequence MGEHEDKGITGGLDRRRVLIAGAAAVTATAAPDWLLPTARAATAREWVGAGAFQHLYDPTPGVTRGRYINDHCFIRGKDGRWHLYGITGDSAVPGQFPDGNKEIRFAHATAPSLSGPWTSTTDALVLDPQYFSEEHLWAPHVVESGGTYYMFYSAGGTSGCAINLATSTDLYTWKRHAAGPLFRGIRARDTAVVRIGTQWVMYYCEVAAVGGAHIVSCRTSTNLVNWSAARTVFTDPSKESNSPSVTESPFVVQRGDWWYLFIGPRNGYTGTDVYASLDPMSFPLGNYAGHVPAHAAEVIQDAGAWWISSAGSFSRGVYLAPLRWQGSPPVWHGPRNPEVALDVTGRLQLFALDPSDRRILRRAQTHPATNAWGEWEVFGEPAAAVPSVARNLDGRLEVFAINADTTLSRRIQRADGTWDAWASFGGAAGAAPVVGRNLDGRLEVFVLGPGGAYITHRWQNRANAAASDWSAWEQFGGAAGALPVVGTHADGRLEVFVPGPANACLAHRWQNTPNGSWSAWDTTLGGPLGTTPTLARDPRGILELFSLAPVGVGVHMLPQTKPSGGWGSWSQFASWADSPPTVVASKDGRLESFHVLPGGTQLAHRWQNNTTDGVWHAPEVFADGPIASAPSAILDAGGLLHVFLVAPDGSLRERVQVAPSGGFGNWQAFGTRRIAAVPCGSPT is encoded by the coding sequence ATGGGCGAGCACGAGGACAAGGGCATCACGGGAGGGTTGGACCGTCGGCGAGTGCTGATCGCGGGGGCCGCGGCGGTCACGGCCACCGCCGCGCCGGACTGGCTGCTGCCCACGGCGCGGGCCGCGACGGCGCGGGAGTGGGTGGGGGCCGGGGCCTTCCAGCACCTCTACGATCCCACGCCGGGGGTCACGCGGGGCCGCTACATCAACGACCATTGCTTCATCCGGGGCAAGGATGGCCGCTGGCACCTGTATGGCATTACCGGGGACTCGGCGGTGCCGGGCCAGTTCCCGGACGGGAACAAGGAGATCCGCTTCGCCCATGCCACCGCGCCGAGCCTGAGCGGACCGTGGACCTCCACGACGGACGCGCTCGTGCTGGACCCCCAGTACTTCAGCGAGGAGCACTTGTGGGCGCCGCACGTCGTGGAGAGCGGCGGCACCTACTACATGTTCTACTCGGCGGGCGGCACCAGCGGCTGCGCCATCAACCTGGCGACCTCCACGGACCTCTACACGTGGAAGCGCCACGCCGCGGGGCCGCTGTTCCGGGGCATCCGGGCGCGTGACACCGCTGTCGTCCGGATCGGCACCCAGTGGGTCATGTATTACTGCGAGGTCGCGGCCGTGGGCGGCGCGCACATCGTCTCGTGCCGGACGAGCACCAACCTGGTGAACTGGAGCGCGGCGCGGACGGTGTTCACGGATCCCAGCAAGGAGAGCAACTCTCCCTCGGTGACCGAGTCTCCCTTCGTCGTGCAGCGGGGCGACTGGTGGTACCTCTTCATCGGGCCGCGCAATGGCTACACGGGCACGGATGTCTACGCGAGCCTGGATCCGATGTCCTTCCCGCTCGGCAACTACGCCGGTCATGTGCCGGCGCACGCGGCCGAGGTCATCCAGGACGCGGGCGCGTGGTGGATCTCCTCGGCGGGCTCCTTCTCCCGGGGCGTCTACCTGGCGCCCCTGCGCTGGCAGGGCTCGCCGCCCGTCTGGCATGGCCCGCGCAATCCCGAGGTGGCGCTCGACGTGACGGGCCGGTTGCAGCTCTTCGCGCTCGATCCCTCGGACCGCCGCATCCTGCGGCGCGCCCAGACCCATCCCGCCACCAATGCCTGGGGGGAGTGGGAGGTCTTCGGTGAGCCCGCGGCGGCGGTGCCCTCCGTGGCCCGCAACCTGGATGGCCGGTTGGAGGTCTTCGCGATCAACGCGGACACGACGCTCTCGCGCCGCATCCAGCGCGCGGATGGCACCTGGGACGCCTGGGCCTCCTTCGGAGGAGCGGCGGGCGCGGCCCCCGTGGTGGGCCGCAACCTGGACGGCCGGCTGGAGGTTTTCGTGCTCGGGCCCGGAGGCGCCTACATCACACATCGGTGGCAGAACCGCGCCAACGCGGCCGCCAGCGATTGGAGCGCCTGGGAGCAGTTCGGAGGCGCCGCGGGCGCGCTGCCCGTCGTGGGCACCCACGCGGATGGCCGGCTGGAGGTCTTCGTGCCGGGTCCCGCCAATGCCTGTCTCGCCCACCGCTGGCAGAACACGCCCAACGGCTCCTGGAGCGCCTGGGACACCACCCTGGGCGGGCCCCTGGGCACCACGCCCACGCTCGCGAGGGATCCCCGGGGCATCCTCGAGCTGTTCTCCCTGGCGCCGGTGGGCGTGGGGGTGCACATGCTGCCGCAGACGAAGCCCTCGGGCGGGTGGGGGAGCTGGTCCCAGTTCGCGTCCTGGGCGGACAGCCCGCCCACGGTGGTGGCGAGCAAGGACGGACGGCTCGAGTCCTTCCACGTCCTGCCGGGCGGCACCCAGCTCGCGCACCGGTGGCAGAACAACACCACGGATGGCGTCTGGCACGCGCCCGAGGTCTTCGCCGACGGGCCCATCGCGTCCGCGCCCAGCGCCATCCTGGACGCCGGGGGCCTGCTGCACGTGTTCCTCGTCGCCCCGGACGGGAGCCTCCGCGAGCGCGTGCAGGTGGCGCCCAGCGGGGGCTTCGGCAACTGGCAGGCCTTCGGCACCCGCCGGATCGCCGCGGTGCCGTGCGGCTCGCCGACCTAG
- a CDS encoding peptide MFS transporter, giving the protein MAQSPATSTLGGHPKGLFLLFTTEMWERMSYYGMRALLVLYMVGATKDGGFGWSQSKALQIFGLYTGLVYATPVLGGYLADRFLGQRLSVMLGGVLMMLGQFLLAMPGNTEALFFGGLGLLVVGNGFFKPNISTMVGGLYGAGDSRRDGAFTIFYIGINVGAFLASAVCGTLGEKYGWSWGFGSAGVGMGLGVLVFLLLGNRYLGDVGKSPSKAVRKADNTPAAPAAALTRAEVDRIIVILVLALFVVFFWTAFEQAGGLMNLYTDAKVDRNLLGMQVPTTWFQAINPIFIIGLGPLFAEMWTNLGRKGRDPSIPAKMAFGLLLVSFGFVFMLGASQQSAAEGKAAMMWVVAAYFFHTAGELCLSPVGLSMVTKLAPARFASALMGVWFIANAVANYLAGLIGGYAEKMGEFDLFLAITIATAVAGAVLLAVAPVLKRMMHGADEVKPVDPAAPAGGSVSNIQAA; this is encoded by the coding sequence ATGGCACAGAGTCCGGCCACCTCCACCCTCGGAGGTCACCCCAAGGGCCTCTTCCTGCTGTTCACCACCGAGATGTGGGAGCGCATGAGCTATTACGGCATGCGCGCCCTGCTGGTGCTCTACATGGTGGGCGCCACCAAGGACGGCGGCTTCGGCTGGAGCCAGTCCAAGGCGCTGCAGATCTTCGGCCTCTACACGGGCCTCGTGTACGCCACGCCGGTGCTCGGCGGCTACCTGGCGGATCGCTTCCTGGGCCAGCGGCTGTCGGTGATGCTCGGCGGCGTCCTGATGATGCTCGGCCAGTTCCTCCTGGCCATGCCCGGCAACACCGAGGCGCTCTTCTTCGGCGGCCTGGGCCTCCTGGTGGTGGGCAACGGCTTCTTCAAGCCCAACATCTCCACCATGGTGGGGGGCCTGTACGGCGCCGGTGACTCGCGCCGCGACGGCGCCTTCACCATCTTCTACATCGGCATCAACGTGGGCGCGTTCCTCGCCTCGGCCGTGTGCGGCACCCTGGGCGAGAAGTACGGCTGGTCCTGGGGCTTCGGCTCGGCGGGCGTGGGCATGGGCCTGGGCGTGCTCGTCTTCCTGCTGCTCGGCAACCGCTACCTGGGCGACGTGGGCAAGAGCCCCTCCAAGGCGGTGCGCAAGGCGGACAACACCCCCGCGGCGCCCGCGGCGGCCCTCACCCGCGCCGAGGTGGACCGCATCATCGTCATCCTCGTGCTCGCGCTCTTCGTCGTCTTCTTCTGGACCGCCTTCGAGCAGGCCGGCGGCCTGATGAACCTCTACACGGACGCCAAGGTGGACCGGAACCTGCTCGGCATGCAGGTGCCCACGACCTGGTTCCAGGCCATCAACCCCATCTTCATCATCGGCCTGGGCCCCCTGTTCGCCGAGATGTGGACCAACCTGGGCCGCAAGGGCCGCGACCCCTCCATCCCCGCGAAGATGGCCTTCGGCCTGCTGCTCGTCTCCTTCGGCTTCGTGTTCATGCTGGGCGCGTCCCAGCAGAGCGCGGCCGAGGGCAAGGCGGCGATGATGTGGGTGGTGGCGGCCTACTTCTTCCACACCGCGGGCGAGCTGTGCCTGTCCCCGGTGGGCCTCTCCATGGTGACGAAGCTGGCGCCCGCGCGCTTCGCCTCGGCGCTCATGGGCGTGTGGTTCATCGCCAACGCGGTGGCCAACTACCTGGCGGGCCTCATCGGCGGCTACGCGGAGAAGATGGGCGAGTTCGACCTCTTCCTCGCCATCACCATCGCCACGGCCGTGGCCGGCGCGGTGCTGCTGGCCGTCGCGCCCGTGCTCAAGCGGATGATGCACGGCGCGGACGAGGTGAAGCCCGTGGATCCCGCGGCCCCCGCGGGCGGGTCCGTGTCCAACATCCAGGCGGCCTGA
- a CDS encoding Do family serine endopeptidase: protein MSSPLTSRRAARGVLFPLMMVAAACGQAVGSPASTSAPPAMRNAPVAAPVIPSVTVPTPGSLAPLVESVKGAVVNVEVQAREPVAAQSRLRLPPGWAEQFGLPDRPQGGEQGPVQQGLGSGFLVDAKGLVLTNNHVVENAERVRVKLDDGRAFEAQVLGRDPLTDVAVLQLEHAPDNLPHVALGDSDAMRVGDFVLAIGNPFGLTSSVSSGIVSARARDIHAGPYDEFLQTDAAINPGNSGGPLFNLQGEVIGMNTAIVRQATGIGFAVPSNLIHSLLPRLEKDGAVRRGWLGLAAQDLTPDLARALGLNVDKGAIVADLNANGPGARAGLKDDDVITQVEGTAIESAGGLTRAVGLLRPDSKVAVHVLREGKPMELAVTLGTRPAQKGESEVPSRDEEGTPAKGRLGMRLADDPQGQGVRVVQVEPGSPADRAELPPGTLLRQVGDQKVATSQEAAAALRAAKPGSMLLLRIQPPGSDVTLLRALPVPS, encoded by the coding sequence GTGTCCTCTCCCCTCACCTCCCGCCGTGCCGCGCGCGGCGTGTTGTTTCCGCTGATGATGGTCGCCGCCGCCTGCGGTCAGGCCGTGGGTTCCCCCGCGTCCACGTCCGCGCCGCCCGCCATGCGCAACGCGCCCGTGGCCGCGCCCGTCATCCCCTCCGTCACCGTGCCCACGCCCGGCTCGCTCGCCCCGCTGGTCGAGTCGGTCAAGGGCGCCGTCGTCAACGTCGAGGTGCAGGCCCGCGAGCCCGTGGCCGCCCAGAGCCGCCTCCGCCTGCCGCCCGGCTGGGCCGAGCAGTTCGGCCTCCCCGACAGGCCCCAGGGGGGCGAGCAGGGCCCCGTCCAGCAGGGCCTCGGCTCGGGCTTCCTCGTCGACGCCAAGGGCCTCGTGCTCACCAACAACCACGTGGTGGAGAACGCCGAGCGCGTGCGCGTGAAGCTCGATGATGGGCGCGCCTTCGAGGCCCAGGTGCTCGGCCGGGATCCGCTCACCGACGTGGCGGTCCTCCAGCTCGAGCACGCGCCGGACAACCTGCCCCACGTGGCGCTGGGCGACTCGGATGCGATGCGCGTGGGGGACTTCGTGCTCGCCATCGGCAACCCCTTCGGCCTCACGTCCAGCGTGAGCTCGGGCATCGTCTCGGCGCGCGCCCGGGACATCCACGCGGGGCCCTATGACGAGTTCCTCCAGACGGATGCCGCCATCAACCCGGGCAACTCGGGCGGCCCGCTGTTCAACCTCCAGGGCGAGGTCATCGGCATGAACACGGCCATCGTCCGGCAAGCCACGGGCATTGGCTTCGCGGTGCCCAGCAACCTCATCCACTCGCTGCTGCCCCGCCTGGAGAAGGACGGCGCCGTGCGCCGCGGCTGGCTGGGTCTGGCCGCGCAGGATCTCACGCCGGACCTGGCGCGCGCGCTGGGGCTGAACGTGGACAAGGGCGCCATCGTCGCCGACCTCAACGCCAACGGGCCGGGCGCTCGCGCGGGCCTGAAGGACGACGACGTCATCACCCAGGTGGAGGGCACGGCCATCGAGTCGGCCGGCGGGCTCACCCGCGCGGTGGGCCTGCTGCGGCCCGACAGCAAGGTCGCCGTCCACGTGCTGCGCGAGGGCAAGCCCATGGAGCTGGCGGTGACGCTCGGGACGCGGCCCGCGCAGAAGGGCGAGTCCGAGGTGCCCTCGCGCGACGAGGAGGGCACGCCCGCCAAGGGCCGGCTGGGCATGCGCCTGGCGGACGATCCCCAGGGCCAGGGCGTGCGCGTGGTGCAGGTGGAGCCGGGCAGCCCGGCGGACCGGGCGGAGCTGCCCCCGGGCACCCTGCTGCGCCAGGTGGGCGACCAGAAGGTGGCCACCTCCCAGGAGGCCGCCGCGGCCCTGCGCGCGGCGAAGCCCGGCAGCATGCTGCTGCTGCGCATCCAGCCGCCGGGCTCGGACGTCACCCTGCTGCGCGCCCTGCCCGTGCCGTCCTAG